In Thermorudis peleae, a genomic segment contains:
- a CDS encoding zinc ribbon domain-containing protein: protein MEALIARAVHLVLAVSIAYYLALWFALVVWTFQDVQARTRSVLAQIFATLLVVLFSVPGVLLYLLLRPKETLEDVYQRSLEEEYLLQDLGTFALCPHCQHVVHEDFLYCPTCRNQIRHGCSACGRLIDLRWAICPYCGHEQEAEALVTTEESRWALPGLSRLTRQLRRAESEPTLDQSYQSEPAVLGDRDGRVLPRATSLADEDTSEIRPTTSR from the coding sequence ATGGAAGCGCTTATCGCTCGTGCCGTGCACCTCGTGTTAGCTGTCAGTATTGCCTACTACTTGGCACTCTGGTTTGCCTTAGTCGTCTGGACATTCCAGGATGTACAGGCGCGAACCCGCAGTGTGCTCGCCCAGATTTTCGCGACGTTGTTGGTCGTTCTGTTTTCGGTTCCCGGGGTGCTGCTCTATCTGTTACTCCGTCCGAAGGAAACGCTTGAAGATGTCTACCAACGTTCCCTGGAGGAAGAGTATCTGCTTCAGGATTTGGGTACCTTCGCCTTATGTCCGCATTGCCAGCATGTCGTGCACGAAGACTTCCTTTACTGTCCAACATGCCGGAATCAAATTCGCCATGGTTGCTCGGCCTGCGGTCGCCTGATCGATTTGCGGTGGGCAATTTGTCCGTACTGCGGGCACGAGCAAGAGGCCGAGGCACTGGTAACTACCGAAGAGAGCCGATGGGCGTTGCCCGGGCTCAGTCGGCTTACGCGGCAGCTGCGCCGTGCGGAATCTGAGCCGACCCTTGATCAGTCGTATCAATCGGAGCCCGCAGTTCTCGGCGATCGAGACGGGCGAGTGCTTCCCCGGGCTACTTCGCTCGCCGACGAGGATACAAGCGAAATTCGGCCCACCACGTCGCGTTAA
- the recR gene encoding recombination mediator RecR, whose translation MRTRPTKITVEPVARLIDELAKLPGIGPKTASRLAYHILRGSREEALALAQAIMEVKERVSLCSVCFNITDVDPCAICQDPQRERSVICVVEDPLDVLALERTGEYHGLYHVLHGAISPVDGIGPDQLKIRELIARVQQERPQEVILALNPNIEGDATAMYLARQLIPLGVLVTRPASGLPAGGDLEYADEVTLGRALAGRRAL comes from the coding sequence ATGCGTACACGTCCAACGAAAATCACTGTTGAACCAGTTGCCCGGCTCATTGATGAGCTGGCGAAATTGCCAGGGATCGGTCCAAAGACGGCTTCTCGCCTAGCCTATCACATCCTGCGCGGTTCACGTGAAGAAGCGCTTGCACTTGCCCAGGCCATTATGGAAGTGAAAGAGCGAGTCTCGCTCTGCTCTGTCTGTTTTAACATTACTGATGTCGACCCATGTGCGATTTGTCAAGATCCCCAACGTGAGCGTTCAGTGATTTGCGTGGTTGAAGATCCGCTTGATGTGCTGGCCTTGGAGCGGACCGGGGAATATCACGGGCTGTACCATGTGCTTCATGGCGCAATCTCTCCGGTGGATGGCATTGGTCCTGACCAGCTAAAAATCCGCGAGCTGATTGCACGGGTACAGCAAGAACGGCCTCAAGAGGTGATCTTGGCGTTGAATCCGAACATTGAAGGAGACGCGACGGCGATGTACCTTGCTCGCCAGCTTATTCCTTTGGGCGTCTTGGTGACTCGACCTGCAAGCGGATTGCCAGCTGGTGGCGACCTTGAATATGCCGATGAAGTCACGCTGGGACGTGCGTTAGCCGGGCGCCGGGCGCTCTAG
- a CDS encoding cyclic-di-AMP receptor, translating into MKLLVTVIQARDLENLTLALHERGYAATQVHSAGGFLREQNVTLLIGVDDEAVAEVIRIIKANCYSRVQYVNPLLPIVDAGEVFLPNPVEVQVGGAHVFVLPVERLVRLP; encoded by the coding sequence ATGAAGCTCCTGGTAACCGTCATTCAAGCTCGCGACCTCGAAAACCTCACGCTGGCATTGCACGAACGTGGGTATGCTGCGACACAAGTGCATAGTGCCGGTGGGTTTTTGCGAGAGCAAAATGTCACGTTGCTGATTGGGGTTGATGATGAGGCAGTGGCAGAGGTGATCCGTATCATTAAAGCGAATTGCTATTCGCGTGTGCAGTACGTTAACCCTCTCCTCCCAATCGTCGATGCTGGTGAAGTCTTTCTCCCGAATCCGGTTGAGGTGCAGGTCGGTGGCGCGCATGTCTTTGTTCTCCCCGTTGAGCGGCTCGTGCGGTTACCATAA
- a CDS encoding uracil-DNA glycosylase, producing the protein MSEKAESTPEAVLADVAARVKVCTRCELARTRTHAVPGEGNPHAEVMFIGEAPGWNEDKQGRPFVGAAGQFLNELLERIGLRRSDVFITNIVKCRPPGNRDPLPDEIVACAPYLEEQIAAIRPKVIVTLGRYSMARWFPTEKISKIHGQPRRFGDYVVVPMYHPAAALHQPALKAAVEQDMMKLPQILEEVRKAQQQEESAPAPPQQMRLF; encoded by the coding sequence GTGAGTGAGAAAGCTGAGTCGACACCGGAGGCGGTGCTGGCTGATGTTGCTGCGCGTGTCAAAGTCTGCACCCGCTGCGAGCTTGCGCGGACGCGAACGCATGCGGTGCCGGGCGAAGGCAACCCGCATGCTGAGGTGATGTTCATTGGTGAAGCGCCAGGCTGGAATGAAGATAAGCAGGGCCGCCCGTTCGTTGGAGCCGCTGGCCAGTTCTTGAACGAGTTGCTCGAGCGTATCGGGCTCAGACGCTCAGACGTCTTTATCACCAACATTGTCAAATGCCGCCCACCTGGCAATCGTGATCCGCTTCCCGACGAGATTGTGGCATGTGCGCCCTACCTTGAAGAGCAAATCGCGGCGATTCGCCCAAAGGTGATCGTCACGCTTGGCCGCTACTCCATGGCTCGCTGGTTCCCGACGGAGAAGATTTCCAAAATCCATGGGCAACCGCGTCGTTTTGGAGACTATGTCGTTGTGCCAATGTATCACCCGGCTGCAGCGCTCCACCAGCCTGCATTAAAGGCCGCGGTTGAACAAGACATGATGAAGCTGCCGCAGATTTTGGAAGAGGTACGAAAAGCACAACAGCAGGAGGAATCGGCGCCTGCACCGCCGCAACAAATGCGCCTTTTCTAG
- a CDS encoding FtsK/SpoIIIE family DNA translocase: MRVALRRLLFPLDAPARLIREAVALLLLVATVLLWAGLLGIHAVGGAIIWVVDGLRLLCGQGAWVVPGLGVWLAGELLLNQHGAAVRRRGLGLTLYLLALLVIFDRQPSTDPRTAGGYLGAALGALLRLFGGSLGAEMLALVLGAIGLAFFTGHALLTSLAWLHGLFVRSALVNQVKTPKTSPEQFKPNRDGERQTPLTDVQPVISLPETGRSRGRKSARTQPPVSSAESTHDVASLPLPDLSRLQLYAYGVPDPSELQRKAAIIQETLTSFRVDARVREIFPGPAVTLFTLEPGPGVKVRRITELQNDLALALAAPSIRIEAPVPGMARVGIEVPNAKIHTVGLRETMESAAFQESAAKLPLALGRDVHGQYVVADLTKMPHLLIAGATGSGKSVCINSIIATFLLTKRPDELQMLLIDPKMVELTGFEGVPHLKRPVVTDMALVVGALRRVLQEMERRYQLFAQLGVRNLEGYQLRREEDPSLEPLPYFVVIIDELADLMLTTPDEVETLLVRLAQMARATGIHLLIATQRPSVDVLTGLIKANVPARIAFAVTSQTDSRVILDMPGAERLLGRGDMLFLAPDAARPQRIQGSFIEDRDLNYLVEHWRSLVPEPRYDPLWLNLDADAQDDNREDPLLDQARQLVLQHGSASTSMLQRRLRIGYNRAARLMEQLEAEGLVGPSDGPRGRQVYLQHLEE, from the coding sequence ATGCGGGTAGCGTTACGCCGTCTGCTTTTCCCTTTGGATGCTCCAGCCCGCTTGATCCGCGAAGCTGTTGCGCTCCTCCTCCTCGTTGCGACGGTACTCCTGTGGGCTGGCCTCCTTGGAATACATGCCGTTGGCGGAGCAATCATCTGGGTCGTTGATGGCTTGCGCTTGTTGTGTGGGCAAGGTGCGTGGGTGGTTCCTGGCCTTGGGGTGTGGTTGGCTGGGGAATTGCTGTTGAACCAGCATGGCGCTGCTGTACGGCGCCGCGGGTTGGGGTTAACGCTCTATCTGCTGGCACTCCTGGTGATCTTCGATCGTCAGCCGAGTACTGACCCGCGCACGGCTGGTGGATATCTTGGTGCCGCTCTTGGTGCTCTCCTTCGCCTGTTCGGCGGATCACTTGGAGCAGAGATGCTCGCCCTCGTTCTCGGAGCCATCGGCCTTGCCTTTTTCACCGGCCACGCGCTGCTGACTTCTCTCGCATGGTTACATGGTTTGTTTGTCCGCTCGGCACTGGTCAACCAGGTGAAGACGCCGAAGACAAGCCCCGAGCAGTTCAAGCCAAACCGTGACGGAGAACGTCAGACACCGCTCACGGACGTTCAGCCAGTGATTTCGTTGCCGGAGACTGGCCGATCGCGCGGGCGAAAATCGGCACGCACTCAGCCTCCTGTGTCCTCCGCTGAATCTACCCATGATGTTGCGTCGTTGCCATTGCCTGATCTCAGCCGTTTACAACTGTATGCCTATGGAGTTCCCGATCCCAGCGAGTTGCAGCGGAAAGCCGCGATCATTCAGGAAACGCTGACAAGTTTTCGCGTTGATGCGCGTGTACGCGAAATTTTCCCAGGGCCAGCCGTCACACTCTTTACCCTCGAGCCAGGGCCTGGCGTGAAGGTGCGGCGAATTACCGAATTACAGAATGACCTTGCGCTTGCCCTTGCAGCGCCGTCAATTCGTATTGAGGCCCCGGTGCCAGGCATGGCACGCGTCGGGATTGAAGTGCCGAATGCGAAGATTCATACCGTCGGGCTTCGCGAAACCATGGAATCGGCGGCATTTCAAGAATCCGCCGCTAAGCTCCCGCTTGCACTCGGGCGAGATGTGCATGGCCAGTATGTCGTTGCTGATCTCACGAAGATGCCGCATCTGCTGATTGCCGGGGCGACGGGGTCCGGCAAATCGGTATGTATTAACAGCATCATTGCTACCTTCCTTCTAACAAAGCGGCCTGATGAACTCCAAATGCTTCTCATCGACCCCAAAATGGTTGAGCTGACGGGGTTTGAGGGGGTGCCTCATCTTAAGCGTCCAGTTGTCACCGATATGGCACTCGTAGTCGGCGCTCTGCGCCGCGTCTTACAGGAAATGGAACGGCGTTACCAGCTTTTCGCGCAGTTGGGTGTGCGCAATCTTGAGGGATATCAGCTGCGGCGCGAGGAGGATCCATCGCTTGAACCATTGCCGTACTTCGTGGTCATTATTGATGAGTTGGCCGATCTCATGTTGACCACGCCGGATGAGGTCGAAACCTTGCTGGTGCGGTTAGCACAAATGGCTCGGGCGACTGGCATTCATCTCCTGATTGCAACGCAGCGCCCCTCGGTTGACGTGTTGACAGGCTTGATCAAAGCGAACGTGCCGGCACGTATTGCGTTCGCCGTCACGTCGCAAACGGATAGCCGCGTGATCCTCGATATGCCGGGCGCTGAGCGCTTGCTTGGGCGTGGCGATATGCTCTTCTTAGCTCCAGATGCAGCTCGGCCGCAGCGGATTCAAGGCTCATTCATCGAGGATCGCGACCTCAACTATCTTGTCGAGCATTGGCGCTCGTTGGTGCCTGAGCCGCGCTATGACCCACTGTGGCTTAACCTCGATGCTGATGCGCAGGATGACAACCGGGAAGATCCGTTACTCGATCAAGCTCGACAACTTGTGCTTCAGCATGGGTCAGCATCAACCTCGATGCTGCAGCGGCGCCTCCGTATTGGCTACAACCGTGCTGCCCGCTTGATGGAACAGCTTGAGGCCGAGGGCTTGGTTGGTCCTAGTGATGGGCCCCGAGGGCGGCAAGTGTACCTTCAACACCTCGAGGAGTAA
- a CDS encoding R3H domain-containing nucleic acid-binding protein, whose amino-acid sequence MTQMLPTLPVYEQTITDNLEDLLAVLPPDIVTALEHYNTPEERSKLIEIVLDLGRRPEARFEDKEVYLAEREVTREDLAYVAKRIGRFGDDNRAGIERTLHRISAIRSRSGEIVGLTCRIGRAVYGTVGIIRDLIETGQSILLLGRPGVGKTTMLRETARVLADDLRKRVIVVDTSNEIAGDGDIPHPGIGRARRMQVPTPTLQHAVMIEAVENHMPEVIVIDEIGTELEAAAARTIAERGVQLIGTAHGNTLENIMMNPTLSDLIGGIQSVTLSDEEARRRGTQKSILERKAPPTFNILVEIQTRNRVAIHRDVAASVDAILRNQPLKIEIRERKPDGTYAVHYEEIYGGERYGERQLPTGPRRLAQTQPWSQTTTVIPQPVSSRTRASSLAEANDTRVPESGGRVRPREVGRKLLRVYPFGVSRNRLDEVIRQLLVPATLVRSLDEADVVFTLKNYYRKRPQVVREAEERGLPVYVLRSNTAVQMANLFRSLFPEQFALMPEEQPWHDDDGHAASESDEVESALTEAEDAIHQVLSGLTSRASLRPQASWIRRLQHQLAERYNLGSRSRGREPFRHVEIFREESSA is encoded by the coding sequence ATGACGCAGATGCTGCCCACACTACCGGTCTACGAGCAAACCATTACGGATAATCTGGAAGACCTACTCGCAGTGCTACCGCCGGACATTGTCACGGCGCTTGAACACTACAACACGCCTGAAGAGCGCAGTAAACTCATCGAGATTGTGCTTGACCTCGGCCGACGTCCCGAAGCTCGCTTTGAGGACAAAGAAGTCTATCTGGCAGAACGCGAGGTGACGCGCGAAGATCTCGCCTACGTCGCCAAGCGGATCGGGCGTTTTGGCGATGATAATCGCGCGGGTATCGAGCGAACCTTGCACCGCATCTCGGCTATTCGGAGTCGCTCGGGGGAAATCGTTGGGCTCACGTGCCGTATTGGCCGGGCGGTTTATGGAACGGTCGGCATCATCCGTGATCTGATCGAAACCGGCCAAAGTATCCTGCTGCTCGGACGACCTGGTGTCGGTAAGACAACGATGCTGCGTGAGACAGCTCGCGTGCTTGCCGATGACTTACGCAAGCGGGTTATCGTCGTTGACACCAGTAACGAGATCGCTGGCGATGGTGACATCCCGCATCCAGGCATTGGCCGTGCGCGCCGTATGCAGGTGCCGACCCCAACATTGCAGCACGCCGTGATGATTGAAGCTGTTGAGAACCACATGCCAGAAGTCATCGTTATTGACGAGATCGGCACAGAACTTGAAGCAGCAGCAGCTCGGACCATTGCCGAGCGCGGCGTGCAGCTTATTGGCACTGCCCACGGCAATACCCTTGAAAATATCATGATGAACCCAACTCTTTCTGATCTTATCGGCGGTATTCAGTCGGTAACCTTGAGTGACGAAGAGGCGCGGCGGCGGGGGACACAGAAGTCAATTTTGGAACGCAAAGCTCCGCCGACGTTCAATATTCTGGTTGAAATCCAAACCCGCAATCGTGTTGCCATCCATCGTGACGTTGCAGCGAGTGTTGATGCGATCTTGCGTAACCAGCCGCTCAAGATCGAAATTCGTGAGCGAAAGCCTGATGGAACCTATGCGGTACATTATGAAGAGATCTACGGTGGTGAACGGTATGGCGAGCGGCAATTGCCTACAGGCCCCCGCCGGTTGGCACAAACCCAACCCTGGTCGCAGACTACGACAGTGATCCCGCAGCCAGTAAGTAGCCGAACGCGGGCGAGCAGCTTGGCGGAAGCAAATGACACACGCGTTCCCGAAAGTGGTGGGCGTGTTCGACCGCGCGAAGTAGGGCGTAAACTGCTGCGAGTCTATCCCTTTGGCGTGAGCCGTAATCGCCTGGACGAAGTCATTCGTCAGCTCCTGGTTCCAGCCACGCTTGTTCGTTCGCTTGATGAGGCTGATGTTGTCTTTACGCTGAAGAATTACTACCGCAAGCGGCCGCAGGTGGTGCGTGAGGCGGAGGAACGTGGGCTGCCTGTCTATGTGTTGCGCAGCAATACCGCAGTCCAGATGGCTAATCTCTTCCGGTCGCTCTTTCCAGAACAATTTGCGCTGATGCCAGAAGAGCAGCCATGGCACGATGATGATGGCCATGCCGCGAGCGAATCGGATGAGGTCGAGAGTGCACTGACTGAGGCAGAAGATGCAATTCACCAGGTGCTCAGTGGCCTGACATCACGGGCATCGTTGCGTCCGCAAGCGTCGTGGATTCGCCGTCTCCAGCATCAGCTGGCAGAACGCTATAACCTCGGCTCCCGCAGCCGTGGGCGCGAACCATTCCGCCATGTCGAAATCTTCCGCGAGGAGTCAAGTGCGTGA
- a CDS encoding exonuclease domain-containing protein — translation MTEADVERAQMGESAYERLRQRAYEFVLRKGGCVSEHDLIAHVFGSVGSLRIWQPLLRQVLGGDERLVMQADGRWTLRYSPIQEQLDFPVDFIAIDVETTGLRPARQRIIEIGAVRYHDGRPVERFSLLINPERHVPQYITKLTGIRDLDLLEAPIFSRIAGQLLAFLGDAVLVGYNVGFDLAFLNLELRRAGWPPLANPTIDVLPLVRQLQPTIGRWGLDDACRAFGLSRETRHRALADAEATAELYLALRAKLWTSILPSSLSHVNQNGRYGYVTAIEAVGRGRAVLDRSFLAQAPERPGVYIMRDAQGRVLYVGKARNLRRRLSSYYSQPLGYTRKMDGLLESIADIEVIETGSELLALLLESQLIRRYTPPYNTQQRNHERYPYIKVELGNPWPRVYLTRYRDDDGAFYAGPFHSSTAARATVELLHKVFPLRTCPRSFRTLRSYGSPCLALSLGRCLGPCVGRADREHYHTMIQQVIAFLRGENQGVIDRLHQQIAAAVARQDFEQAARLRDLLRSAELLVRAQRTLDAAAARAPTVVITRSVDPGSRAFLLILHGRLWAIVHCSLNDTDEEVAARLQRAYERGCAAKAMPLAQDELDTFWILERWIAAHAGSPAIIQLPASPDWLALVQHGRSLPDAVVAGDGKPATAFDDDDELAAAELEDETPR, via the coding sequence ATGACTGAGGCTGACGTTGAGCGAGCGCAAATGGGAGAAAGCGCCTATGAGCGCCTTCGCCAGCGAGCCTACGAGTTTGTGCTGCGCAAGGGCGGTTGCGTCAGTGAACATGACTTGATTGCGCATGTCTTCGGAAGTGTTGGCAGCCTGAGGATCTGGCAGCCGCTGCTGCGCCAGGTGCTTGGCGGTGATGAACGGCTTGTGATGCAAGCGGATGGACGTTGGACACTCCGTTATTCCCCAATCCAGGAACAGCTGGATTTCCCTGTCGACTTCATCGCGATTGATGTGGAAACCACCGGGTTACGCCCAGCACGGCAGCGAATTATTGAGATTGGAGCGGTGCGCTATCACGATGGAAGGCCAGTTGAGCGCTTCTCTCTGCTTATTAATCCCGAACGGCACGTACCCCAATACATTACAAAATTGACAGGTATTCGCGACCTTGATCTTTTGGAAGCGCCAATCTTTAGCCGCATTGCTGGGCAACTCCTGGCTTTCCTTGGAGATGCTGTTCTGGTCGGGTATAACGTCGGATTTGACCTCGCGTTCCTCAATCTCGAGCTCCGTCGTGCCGGCTGGCCTCCGCTCGCGAATCCGACGATCGATGTGTTGCCCCTCGTTCGTCAGCTTCAGCCGACCATCGGTCGTTGGGGCCTCGACGATGCGTGCCGTGCTTTCGGGCTCTCACGGGAGACGCGACATCGCGCACTTGCCGATGCTGAAGCCACGGCCGAGCTTTATCTTGCGCTCCGTGCGAAGCTTTGGACGTCGATACTTCCCTCGTCCCTTTCGCATGTGAACCAGAACGGGCGATACGGCTACGTTACCGCGATTGAGGCAGTAGGGCGCGGGCGTGCAGTACTCGATCGCTCGTTTCTCGCCCAAGCACCGGAACGGCCTGGTGTCTATATCATGCGTGATGCGCAAGGCCGCGTGCTCTATGTCGGCAAGGCACGGAATTTGCGTCGGCGACTTTCGTCCTACTATTCGCAACCCCTGGGGTATACGCGGAAAATGGATGGGCTGCTGGAATCGATCGCGGATATTGAGGTGATTGAAACGGGCTCAGAGTTGCTTGCGTTACTGCTCGAGTCGCAGCTGATTCGTCGCTATACCCCTCCCTACAATACGCAACAACGCAATCACGAGCGTTATCCCTACATCAAAGTCGAACTCGGTAATCCTTGGCCCCGAGTGTATCTCACTCGCTATCGCGACGATGACGGAGCGTTCTACGCTGGTCCATTTCACAGTAGCACGGCAGCGAGGGCAACAGTGGAACTTCTCCACAAAGTGTTTCCCCTCCGTACCTGTCCGCGGTCCTTTCGAACGCTTCGAAGTTATGGATCGCCATGTTTAGCGCTTTCGCTCGGACGTTGCCTTGGCCCGTGTGTTGGGCGTGCTGATCGCGAACACTACCATACGATGATCCAACAGGTCATTGCTTTCTTACGTGGTGAAAATCAAGGGGTGATTGATCGTCTCCATCAGCAGATTGCAGCAGCAGTTGCACGACAGGATTTTGAGCAAGCCGCCCGACTGCGTGATCTGCTGCGTTCAGCCGAGTTGCTTGTCCGTGCTCAGCGGACGCTTGATGCGGCAGCTGCTCGTGCTCCAACCGTGGTTATTACGCGTTCAGTCGATCCAGGGAGCCGAGCGTTTCTCCTTATTCTGCATGGACGGCTCTGGGCCATTGTGCATTGCTCGCTCAATGATACCGACGAGGAAGTGGCGGCTCGGCTCCAGCGCGCATATGAGCGCGGATGCGCCGCAAAAGCAATGCCGCTTGCCCAAGATGAACTCGATACGTTTTGGATCCTTGAACGCTGGATTGCTGCTCATGCTGGTAGCCCGGCAATTATCCAGTTACCGGCCTCGCCGGATTGGCTCGCACTTGTCCAGCATGGTCGCTCGTTACCCGATGCGGTTGTCGCTGGCGATGGTAAGCCTGCTACAGCTTTTGATGATGACGATGAACTGGCAGCCGCTGAGCTTGAGGATGAAACACCTCGATGA
- the ligA gene encoding NAD-dependent DNA ligase LigA, giving the protein MPVPPEIVARVEELRKLIHRYNYEYYVLDQPSVSDAEYDALMQELRQLEAQYPELITPDSPTQRVGAPPATGFQPVRHALPMLSLSNVFTEAELRNWAERVMRLLKASNLDFVTEPKVDGLAVSIIYENGVYTRGATRGDGFEGEDVTANIRTIKSVPLRLYPPPGVMLPRVLEVRGEVYMNVADFERLNEEIAKQNEQRAAAGQRPLPLFANPRNAAAGSLRQLDSRITASRPLRFAAWDIGVWEGTEPPRYHHEALDFLRQLGIPVVPDYTVHHSVDEVWQACMRWQERRASLPFEADGVVIKVDDRTVYDQLGVVGREPRWATAYKFPAIEKTTVIRGVEWSVGRTGKLTPVALLEPVEIGGAVIERATLHNEDEIARLGVMIGDAVVVQRRGDVIPKITAVILARRDGDEQPITPPEHCPVCGAQAVRLEGEADRYCVNPNCPARLKASIQHFASRNAMDIEGLGEKVAELFVDLGLIQSLPDIYYLDWNRIRQLEGFGAKRVENLQRAIERSKERPLARFLYALGIRHVGERNARILAEQFVSIDRIERATLEELLTLPGFGPTVAQAIVTFFQEPRNREMIERFRAAGVRMSEERGEETRTRQGPLVGKTVVLTGRLQSMTRSQAEEALRLAGATVTSSVSRNTDYVFAGEDPGSKYQRAQQLGVPILDEEALLQLLRESGIDIPQETAIS; this is encoded by the coding sequence ATGCCTGTCCCGCCAGAAATCGTTGCACGAGTCGAAGAGTTGCGAAAACTCATCCATCGATACAACTATGAGTACTACGTCCTCGACCAGCCAAGTGTGAGTGATGCTGAATACGACGCCTTGATGCAAGAATTGCGCCAGCTTGAGGCGCAGTATCCAGAACTCATTACGCCCGATTCACCCACCCAACGCGTCGGCGCTCCTCCTGCCACTGGATTTCAACCTGTTCGTCATGCACTTCCTATGCTCAGCCTCAGCAATGTCTTCACCGAGGCAGAACTGCGTAACTGGGCGGAACGTGTCATGCGCCTCTTGAAAGCCTCCAACCTCGACTTCGTAACAGAACCAAAAGTCGATGGCCTTGCAGTCTCCATCATCTACGAGAACGGAGTCTACACCCGCGGGGCAACGCGCGGGGATGGGTTTGAAGGCGAAGATGTTACGGCGAATATCCGAACAATAAAAAGTGTCCCCTTACGTCTCTATCCTCCGCCGGGTGTGATGCTACCACGCGTGCTCGAAGTGCGTGGCGAAGTCTACATGAACGTTGCTGACTTTGAACGCCTCAATGAGGAAATTGCAAAGCAGAACGAGCAACGCGCCGCAGCAGGCCAGCGCCCGCTGCCTCTTTTCGCAAATCCGCGCAACGCCGCTGCTGGATCGCTGCGCCAGCTCGATTCGCGCATTACCGCAAGTCGCCCGCTGCGCTTCGCTGCCTGGGACATCGGGGTGTGGGAAGGAACAGAACCACCTCGCTACCATCATGAGGCTCTTGACTTCTTACGCCAACTTGGTATCCCTGTCGTCCCCGACTATACGGTTCACCATTCGGTTGATGAAGTTTGGCAGGCCTGCATGCGCTGGCAAGAGCGGCGCGCAAGCCTCCCGTTTGAAGCTGATGGGGTCGTCATTAAGGTCGATGACCGCACAGTGTATGACCAGCTTGGGGTCGTAGGACGCGAACCACGTTGGGCAACAGCCTATAAGTTCCCGGCAATTGAGAAGACGACGGTTATCCGTGGTGTGGAGTGGAGTGTTGGGCGCACGGGTAAGCTTACGCCTGTTGCTCTTCTCGAGCCCGTTGAGATTGGCGGAGCAGTTATTGAGCGCGCCACGCTCCACAACGAAGATGAAATTGCTCGGCTTGGCGTGATGATTGGAGATGCCGTTGTTGTCCAACGACGCGGCGACGTGATCCCTAAAATTACTGCCGTTATCCTTGCACGACGCGATGGAGATGAACAACCAATTACCCCACCAGAACACTGCCCTGTTTGCGGTGCACAGGCAGTTCGGCTCGAAGGCGAAGCTGATCGCTATTGCGTGAACCCCAATTGCCCGGCTCGCTTAAAGGCCTCCATCCAACACTTCGCCTCGCGCAATGCCATGGACATCGAAGGACTTGGCGAAAAGGTTGCGGAACTTTTCGTCGACCTTGGATTGATCCAGAGCCTGCCAGATATCTATTATTTGGATTGGAATCGCATTCGGCAGCTCGAGGGGTTTGGAGCCAAACGCGTTGAAAACCTTCAACGGGCCATTGAGCGGAGCAAAGAACGCCCGCTAGCACGCTTCCTCTACGCGCTCGGTATTCGGCATGTTGGCGAGCGCAATGCACGGATCCTCGCCGAACAGTTCGTCAGCATCGACCGAATTGAGCGCGCAACACTCGAAGAACTCCTCACGCTGCCTGGCTTCGGACCAACGGTTGCCCAAGCGATTGTGACGTTCTTCCAGGAGCCACGGAACCGCGAAATGATCGAACGGTTCCGTGCTGCTGGCGTTCGAATGAGCGAAGAACGAGGCGAAGAGACACGCACGCGTCAAGGTCCACTTGTCGGCAAGACGGTCGTGCTTACCGGCCGGCTACAATCAATGACACGCAGCCAAGCCGAAGAAGCGTTACGGCTTGCTGGTGCCACCGTTACGAGTTCGGTATCACGCAACACTGACTACGTCTTTGCTGGCGAGGATCCCGGCAGCAAATATCAGCGGGCGCAACAACTTGGTGTACCAATTCTTGACGAGGAAGCATTGCTTCAACTGCTGCGTGAATCTGGTATTGAT
- the tmk gene encoding dTMP kinase — MSFFITVEGPEGSGKTTQVRELAARLRSSSHHVIATHEPGGTPLGEQIRELLLHAPWPLCPETEALLVTAARAEHVTHVIRPALEHGHIVICDRYIDSTLAYQGAGRGLDLDQLWALQRFAFDGLLPDLTILIDVPVEVGLARRYQDAEQLSRFDQETLAFHERVRAWYLRAAHAEPARWRVFDGTLPPEIVAEQIWATVQTFLHKREQMGARGRI, encoded by the coding sequence GTGAGTTTCTTCATTACTGTCGAGGGGCCAGAGGGAAGTGGAAAAACCACGCAGGTCCGCGAGTTAGCTGCTCGCTTGCGCTCATCCTCGCATCACGTCATCGCGACGCATGAGCCTGGGGGGACGCCGCTTGGTGAGCAGATCCGTGAATTGCTGCTCCACGCCCCTTGGCCCCTGTGCCCTGAAACCGAGGCCTTGCTGGTTACGGCTGCACGAGCGGAGCATGTGACACACGTCATTCGTCCAGCGCTTGAGCATGGCCACATCGTCATCTGCGATCGTTATATCGATTCAACACTGGCATACCAGGGGGCAGGGCGTGGCCTCGATCTTGATCAGCTTTGGGCGCTGCAGCGCTTTGCGTTCGACGGACTCCTACCCGATCTCACCATCTTGATCGATGTGCCGGTTGAGGTTGGTCTCGCTCGACGGTATCAGGATGCGGAGCAACTCTCGCGCTTTGATCAAGAGACGTTGGCCTTTCACGAACGTGTGCGTGCGTGGTACCTTAGGGCGGCACATGCTGAGCCGGCACGCTGGCGTGTGTTTGACGGGACGTTGCCGCCGGAGATTGTTGCTGAACAGATATGGGCAACGGTACAGACATTTCTCCATAAGCGTGAGCAGATGGGCGCGAGAGGGCGGATATGA